TTATCCATGTCAGCAGCAGAAGTCCTCACCGCTCTCCTAATTCTTAGCCTGCTGGTCTTGGCCAGCGCAGTACTGCGCTCCTACTTGTTGTGGGCGCAACGCCTCTTTTTACCAAGTTCGATAATTGCCGGGGTAATAGCCCTGTTGCTCGGCCCGGAGGTGCTCGGTCGCCTGCTTGATTACCCATTCGCTGAGCAAGGGGGTATCTTCCCCGGCTATGTGACGCAAACCTGGGAAGCTATACCCGGACTGTTGATCAGTGTGGTCTTTGCCGCCCTCTTTTTGGGTAAGCCTATTCCCGGGCTGCGGGAGATTTGGATGCGTGCCGGCCCGCAGGTGGTGGTTGGGCAAACCATGGCTTGGGGCCAATACGTTGTTGGCATTATCCTTGCCTTGCTGGTTCTGGTGCCAGTCTTCGGTATGAGTCCTATGGCTGGGGCGCTGATTGAGATCGGTTTCGAGGGGGGACACGGTACCGCTGCGGGCATGGCGGCAACGTTTGAAGATTTAGGCTTCGCGGCTGGCGCTGATCTGGCCCTCGGCTTGGCAACAGTAGGTATAGTTGCTGGCGTGTTGATCGGTACCGTGATGATAAACATAGCGGTTCGTCGTGGTGTTATTGACACCCCTGCTCAGGTTGACGTGGTCAGGGGGCAAGCAGACGACTTGACCGGCGAGGAGTTGGAGGGCCTAAAGCGCGATAGACGCCAGGAGCAGGCTACGACAGATCCGTTTTCCGTCCATTTGGGGCTGGTCGGACTGGCCGTGGTGATTGGGTGGGGCTTGCTCGAAGCGTTGCAATGGCTTGAGGGCGTCACCTGGGCGCGGCATGGCGGCATCGAGGTGTTGGCCCATGTGCCGCTATTCCCCATGGCGATGCTCGGCGGAGTGATTCTGCAGATCAGCATGGACCGGAGCGGTTACGCTGATCGGGTTTCGGCTCGGACCATGAGCAGGATCTCCGGAACCGCATTGGATTTCACTATTGTTGCGGCGTTAGCAACCCTCTCCTTAACGGTACTCGGCGAGCACTTGTTACCCTTCTTGTTGCTGGCAGTAACCGGCATAGCTTGGTCACTATTCGTCTTAATTGTGATTGCCCCAATGGTTGTGCCGTACAATTGGTTTGAGCGTGGAGTGGGCGATTTTGGCCAGTCGCTGGGGGTTACTGTAACTGGGGTGCTGCTCATGCGCATGGCTGACCCTACAAACCGCTCGGGGGCACTGGAGAGTTTCGGCTATAAACAGCTGCTGTTTGAGCCTATAGTCGGTGGCGGGCTGTTTACTGCTGCCTCAGTGCCGCTGATATACCAGTTTGGCCCTGTCCCCGTGCTAATTTTAGCGGCGGTTATGACCTTGGCCTGGCTGGCATTAGGGATTTTCTATTTTGGTCGCTGGGTGCCGCACAAGGGCAAAGGCAGGTGGGCGAAGAGGGGCCTAGATCGGTGATTGCCCAGGGCTCACCAGGGTTCACTAGGGTTATCTAGGGCTCTCCTGCCATAAGCGTGCGGTACGCAGCATTGATCTGCTGAAGGGTAGCTGTGTCACCGCCACGGTCAGGGTGGTAGCGCATGGCGAGACGCCGGTAAGTGCGCCTTATTTGGTTTTTGTCTGCATCATTATCGAGCCCTAGGGTGGCGAGGGCAGCGCAACGATTGCCGGTGCCTCTGTCGGTTGAAATGTCGCCGAGACAACGGCGTAAACCGTCGTTGATGAGCTCCTCAACAGCTGTGTCATCCATGCCCTCGAGGTTGCTTTGATCGAGATAGTAAGCTGCGAGTTCGTCGGGTTGGGTTAGGGCAGCATGGCTAGAGTTGCAGCCGTCTCGTTCATACAAGCGAATCTCTAGGCAGTGGATGGCGATGTCCAACCCCTGTGCAGCGAGATCGGGACGCAGACGGTAAAGGGCGTGGAAGAGGATAAAGTGGGCACGGAATAGACGTTCCGGTTGGTGACGCCACTGTTTGGCAAACAGCTCCAGACCGGCCGCATCCAGCTCATCCATCAGCGTCATCTCGTCGACGCCACCCGGGTACTTGGTGCGCAGGATCTGCACAGCGGTGATCTGCAGCTGCGTTACGGCATCTTCAAGCTCCATAAGCGAACTGTAGCGGTGAATGCCTTTAATGTCACCAGGTATATCAAAGCGAAGGTAGCATAATGCTGATACTAGAAGTTGCCGTGCCCCGGCCGCTGCACGAGAGACTCGATTACCTGCCGCCGGCAGATGGCACTCTCGATAATGTGGTAGGCAGGCGGATAAGAGTGCCATTGGGTAAGAGCAAAACGGTTGGGGTGGCTCTAGGAGTAAAGGAGGGTTCAAATATCCCCAGCCAGCGTCTTCGCCAGGCCGAGGAATGGGTCGATAACGAACCCCTACTCGATGCGGAACTAGTAAAAACCCTTACCTGGGCATCTCAGTATTACCGCTACCCAATAGGAGAGGTTCTTAGTAGCGCTTTGCCAGGGGTGCTGCGTCGCGGCGGCAAGGTGCAACGGGGGGAGGTCTGGTGGCGCCTTGATGAGCAGTTGCTCGGCGATGCAACTGCTGTTCGCCGCGCGCCACGTCAGGCCGAGTTGCGAGAGCGATTGCTCGCAGCCGGAGGCGCGGCTCGGTACGCAGATCTGGTTACCGAGTGTGCCGCCTGGCAGCGCGCTGGTCGTGAGTTGGAGCGGCGTGGCCTACTCCATCGTGAGCGGCGTCGCACGTCTAATATGCATGAGCAACCACCAGCCAGCTCTGCCCCACCGACTTTGCTCGACGCGCAGTTGCAGGCAGTAGAGCAGATCAACGCAGCCCGAGGGTTTCAGGTCTTTTTGCTGGATGGGGTAACCGGCAGCGGTAAGACAGAGGTCTATATACGAGCAGCCGAACAGGCCATAAACAATGGCCGACAAGTGCTTTTCTTGATGCCTGAAATTGGTCTAGCGCCACAACTGCTAAGGCGAGTAAAAGAGCGCTTGGGTGACAGCGTGGCAGTGCTTCACTCCGATCTGCCGGACGTTGAGCGGGCCCAGGCTTGGCTTGCCGCCCGCGATGCTGATGTGGCCGTAGTGTTAGGGACTCGCTCGGCGGTCTTTGCACCGCTGCCTAGGGCCGGATTGATAATAGTAGATGAGGAGCACGACCCAGCGCTCACCCAGCAAGATGGATTCCGTTATTCGGCGCGTGATCTCGCTGTGCTCCGGGCTCGCTATTTGGGGGTGCCGATTGTGCTTGGCTCTGCGACGCCATCGCTGGAGAGTCTGAACAATGTTGCTAGCGGCAGGTATCGGCAACTTGCCTTGCCGCAAAGGACGGGCTCGGCAAAATCACCTTCGATACAAGTGATAGATATCCGGTCGCGACCTCTTAAAGGCGGTCTCTCGGCGCCGTTGCAACAGGCCTTGGGTCGGCATCTGGAAGCCGGTCAACAGGTCATGTTATTTCTCAACCGCCGTGGTTATGCCCCTGTGCTTACCTGCCATGCTTGTGGGTGGATAGCTGAATGCCAGCGCTGCGATGCCCGCCTAACCGTCCACCGTCGGGCTGGCAATATGCGTTGTCATCACTGTGGGGCGAGCAGGCCCTTGCCGAGTGTCTGCCCGGGCTGCGGGGCTGGCGATCTGTTACCGCTGGGGCCGGGTACCGAGCGGCTTGAGGAGGCCTTGGCCGAGCTCTTTCCGCAATATAATCTGCTGCGCATTGATCGTGATACCACGCGCCGGCGGGGAGAGTTGGAAGCGCGCCTAGCGGCAGCCCATCGTGGTGATGCGCAACTGCTTATCGGGACGCAGATGCTGGCTAAAGGGCATCACCTGCCAGGCCTTACGCTGGTGGCAGTGGTGGATGTCGATCAGGGGCTGTTCGGTACCGATTTTCGGGCTACCGAAAGGTTGGCTCAGTTGGTGGTGCAAGTGGCGGGCCGGGCTGGGCGGGGGGATAATCCCGGCGAGGTCTTGCTGCAAACTCGTCACCCCGAGCACCCGCTGCTCCAAACCCTGTTAGAGAGCGGCTATGGAGCCTTTGCCGCAGAGCACCTGAATGAGCGCCGCGCGGCAGGACTGCCGCCGTTCGCCTCATTGGCATTGCTGCGTGCTGAAGCGGTAGATGCCAACGCCCCATATGTATTTCTCGAAGCTGCCGCGGATTGGGGTGCTTCTTTGACCCGGCGACAGCAATATGGCGTTGAACTACTGGGTCCCGTGCCCGCGCCTATGGAGCGCCGGGAAGGTCGGTATCGGGCTCAACTCATGCTTCGCTCTGAGTCACGCTACATGCTACAGGCATTCCTTGGTGATTGGGCAATAAAGCTGGCAGGCCTAAATGGTGCCAGGAAGGTGCGTTGGTCTTTGGACGTAGATCCTGTTGATACAGTTTAGCCGCTCCAGCCGCGCAAGCGCGCCCATAGCAGTCCAACGTATTCATGGATGGCACGCTCACTCTTGCGCAGCGCATGAGCAGAGGGGCGTAAGTCA
This Halorhodospira halochloris DNA region includes the following protein-coding sequences:
- a CDS encoding sodium/glutamate symporter is translated as MSAAEVLTALLILSLLVLASAVLRSYLLWAQRLFLPSSIIAGVIALLLGPEVLGRLLDYPFAEQGGIFPGYVTQTWEAIPGLLISVVFAALFLGKPIPGLREIWMRAGPQVVVGQTMAWGQYVVGIILALLVLVPVFGMSPMAGALIEIGFEGGHGTAAGMAATFEDLGFAAGADLALGLATVGIVAGVLIGTVMINIAVRRGVIDTPAQVDVVRGQADDLTGEELEGLKRDRRQEQATTDPFSVHLGLVGLAVVIGWGLLEALQWLEGVTWARHGGIEVLAHVPLFPMAMLGGVILQISMDRSGYADRVSARTMSRISGTALDFTIVAALATLSLTVLGEHLLPFLLLAVTGIAWSLFVLIVIAPMVVPYNWFERGVGDFGQSLGVTVTGVLLMRMADPTNRSGALESFGYKQLLFEPIVGGGLFTAASVPLIYQFGPVPVLILAAVMTLAWLALGIFYFGRWVPHKGKGRWAKRGLDR
- a CDS encoding DNA-J related domain-containing protein; translation: MELEDAVTQLQITAVQILRTKYPGGVDEMTLMDELDAAGLELFAKQWRHQPERLFRAHFILFHALYRLRPDLAAQGLDIAIHCLEIRLYERDGCNSSHAALTQPDELAAYYLDQSNLEGMDDTAVEELINDGLRRCLGDISTDRGTGNRCAALATLGLDNDADKNQIRRTYRRLAMRYHPDRGGDTATLQQINAAYRTLMAGEP
- a CDS encoding primosomal protein N', which codes for MLILEVAVPRPLHERLDYLPPADGTLDNVVGRRIRVPLGKSKTVGVALGVKEGSNIPSQRLRQAEEWVDNEPLLDAELVKTLTWASQYYRYPIGEVLSSALPGVLRRGGKVQRGEVWWRLDEQLLGDATAVRRAPRQAELRERLLAAGGAARYADLVTECAAWQRAGRELERRGLLHRERRRTSNMHEQPPASSAPPTLLDAQLQAVEQINAARGFQVFLLDGVTGSGKTEVYIRAAEQAINNGRQVLFLMPEIGLAPQLLRRVKERLGDSVAVLHSDLPDVERAQAWLAARDADVAVVLGTRSAVFAPLPRAGLIIVDEEHDPALTQQDGFRYSARDLAVLRARYLGVPIVLGSATPSLESLNNVASGRYRQLALPQRTGSAKSPSIQVIDIRSRPLKGGLSAPLQQALGRHLEAGQQVMLFLNRRGYAPVLTCHACGWIAECQRCDARLTVHRRAGNMRCHHCGASRPLPSVCPGCGAGDLLPLGPGTERLEEALAELFPQYNLLRIDRDTTRRRGELEARLAAAHRGDAQLLIGTQMLAKGHHLPGLTLVAVVDVDQGLFGTDFRATERLAQLVVQVAGRAGRGDNPGEVLLQTRHPEHPLLQTLLESGYGAFAAEHLNERRAAGLPPFASLALLRAEAVDANAPYVFLEAAADWGASLTRRQQYGVELLGPVPAPMERREGRYRAQLMLRSESRYMLQAFLGDWAIKLAGLNGARKVRWSLDVDPVDTV